A genomic region of Deltaproteobacteria bacterium contains the following coding sequences:
- a CDS encoding NHL repeat-containing protein yields MKIKPLFAIVLLSVLLFPDIRLSYAKPKYQELKYLFTIEKKEDRFKHPSDVAISEDGLAYVLDGVNNRVVVFDGQGEYLYEFGKGGSGEGEFDMPLGLSLDRKGNVYVADSGNHRIVALSPKGDFLYEIQVPPEGTKNPDPTDTVVDKRRKLLYMVDNENHVIYTYNLRRKRFVRSIGEMGLGKIKVDLRWPFTLDIDRKGNVYVVDVINTRVRVLSPEGRFTVDVGEWGVDSGQYFRPKGVAVDSKGRIYVSDSFLGVIQAFDSDGNFLALIGDEKNGIKKFITPIRISFDKDDRLYVVEQFAHKVSVFELK; encoded by the coding sequence ATGAAAATAAAACCTTTATTTGCTATTGTACTTTTATCCGTTCTCCTTTTCCCTGATATAAGGTTAAGCTATGCAAAACCTAAATATCAGGAACTCAAGTATCTTTTTACCATTGAAAAGAAGGAAGACCGCTTTAAACATCCGAGCGATGTAGCTATCTCGGAAGATGGCCTTGCTTACGTCCTTGACGGGGTCAATAACCGGGTTGTCGTTTTCGACGGCCAGGGTGAATATCTCTATGAATTTGGAAAAGGAGGTAGCGGCGAGGGAGAATTCGATATGCCTCTTGGCCTCAGCCTGGACAGGAAAGGAAACGTCTATGTTGCTGACAGTGGAAACCACAGGATAGTGGCCCTCTCTCCCAAAGGTGATTTTCTCTATGAGATCCAGGTTCCGCCTGAAGGAACAAAAAATCCGGACCCTACCGATACTGTTGTCGATAAGAGAAGGAAACTCCTGTACATGGTGGATAATGAAAACCATGTCATCTATACCTATAATCTCAGAAGAAAACGCTTTGTTCGATCCATCGGTGAAATGGGGCTGGGAAAGATAAAAGTCGATCTCAGATGGCCCTTTACGCTTGATATTGACAGGAAGGGTAACGTCTATGTCGTTGATGTTATCAACACGAGGGTAAGGGTGTTGAGCCCGGAGGGACGCTTCACCGTTGATGTGGGCGAGTGGGGAGTTGATAGCGGTCAGTATTTCAGGCCAAAGGGTGTTGCCGTCGATTCTAAAGGAAGGATCTATGTAAGTGACAGCTTTCTCGGCGTTATCCAGGCATTTGATAGCGATGGTAACTTTCTTGCTCTAATCGGAGATGAAAAAAATGGTATTAAGAAATTTATCACTCCCATAAGAATTTCCTTTGACAAAGATGATCGTCTTTATGTTGTTGAGCAGTTTGCCCATAAGGTAAGTGTCTTCGAGTTAAAATGA
- a CDS encoding cytochrome C, translating into MDIFKKIIFKLYTVALMAFTIWYGTFIFPVIFGHYLHDDHDAAHEEQLDDGTSEEEKLFQKMLSEQSQTAETDLGYRVIKEQYVKGHFHHTGFSVEFDTQSVCIRCHGDVPHDKAKAIRAFLNMHAFYLACETCHIQPPEGKEAWTFRWYDKKTGKAIGNPPGLVATEIDRYGNYGAKIAPGTVKGEKFRFLNGEKEKEFAEEYLKKKDLLAPTQQSKMKKVIHRIVNDQPLLCDGCHQPDEPYLPFARLGYPRHRVNDLTGTEVVGMVQKYKAFYIPKFLMPGETGNVPQSDDF; encoded by the coding sequence TTTTAAACTCTACACGGTAGCCCTGATGGCATTTACCATCTGGTATGGGACCTTTATATTCCCTGTTATCTTCGGCCATTACCTGCATGATGATCATGATGCAGCTCATGAAGAGCAGCTTGACGACGGCACTTCGGAAGAGGAAAAACTCTTTCAGAAAATGCTTTCAGAGCAGTCACAGACGGCGGAAACTGATCTTGGATACCGGGTTATCAAAGAGCAGTATGTAAAGGGTCATTTCCACCATACCGGATTTTCAGTAGAGTTCGATACGCAAAGTGTATGTATCAGGTGTCATGGTGATGTTCCCCATGACAAGGCCAAGGCCATCCGTGCCTTCCTGAATATGCATGCCTTTTATCTTGCCTGTGAAACCTGCCATATTCAGCCTCCTGAAGGGAAAGAGGCATGGACTTTCCGCTGGTATGATAAAAAGACAGGAAAGGCAATTGGTAATCCTCCGGGGCTGGTTGCTACTGAAATTGACAGGTATGGTAACTATGGTGCCAAGATTGCTCCCGGTACTGTAAAAGGAGAAAAATTCCGGTTCCTTAACGGGGAAAAGGAGAAGGAATTTGCCGAAGAATATTTGAAGAAAAAAGACCTTCTCGCACCGACACAGCAATCTAAAATGAAGAAGGTTATACACAGAATAGTTAATGACCAGCCGCTTCTCTGTGACGGCTGTCACCAGCCTGATGAACCTTATCTACCCTTTGCCAGGCTTGGCTATCCCCGTCACCGTGTTAATGATCTGACAGGAACGGAGGTTGTCGGAATGGTTCAGAAGTACAAAGCTTTTTATATACCTAAATTCTTAATGCCGGGGGAAACAGGTAATGTGCCACAGAGTGATGATTTCTAG